A genomic stretch from Bacillus sp. N1-1 includes:
- the selB gene encoding selenocysteine-specific translation elongation factor — MNYYTIGLAGHIDHGKTTLTGALTGVDTDRLKEEKERNISIEPGFAPFQLSDDMKVSIIDVPGHERFIRQMIAGVAGIDLVVPVVAADEGVMPQTREHLEILSLLGIQRSIIAITKADMVEEDMLSLVQEDILEYIKGTGFEGSKIHIVDGKSGRGVAELKNSLHSFLINTPSRNKAGALRLPIDQVFTLQGHGTIARGTIFDGELKEGELVTLLPDGVEARVRQIQTHSTKVERAFAGERVAVNLAGPDRQQMVRGQVIVNSNHYPVTSTIDLSFMKALTMAHDLKQRAEVTVHIGTAEVRGTIVFFDRNTLEAGNREELFCQIRLHGPITAKKSDRVIVRRPSPVETIGGGSILNVAGEKYKFGAETIAKFEQMMKGSPAEQLEQILESEQLLSNEQVMQQIGLNEEAFRQLKDDDHLVFIDGGVTSQNVFTRVVEAIHKNLEAAHKQFPMRKGPRKAEVVQELKKTYPKKVIDAVLSIQLQEELQQKGPFLSMRTFQPSLPAAWKARMTKVLKHLEEQGINVSPVDRLIDEQQIPDPYKTELKNYMLEEEIAVKLTDELYVHVESWKQTIASLKAETDQAFTLQEAKDVLNVSRKYLVPILEKLDSEGYTVRKDQERYWRIEK, encoded by the coding sequence ATGAACTATTATACGATTGGACTAGCAGGCCACATTGACCATGGAAAAACGACGTTAACAGGCGCATTAACAGGTGTTGATACGGATCGGTTGAAAGAAGAGAAGGAACGAAACATTTCCATTGAACCAGGATTCGCTCCGTTTCAACTATCCGATGACATGAAAGTCTCGATCATTGATGTTCCGGGTCATGAACGATTTATTCGCCAAATGATTGCTGGGGTTGCTGGTATTGATCTAGTTGTTCCAGTTGTAGCGGCTGATGAAGGAGTGATGCCACAAACGCGAGAACATCTAGAGATTTTATCGCTTCTAGGTATCCAGCGATCGATTATTGCGATCACGAAAGCGGATATGGTGGAGGAAGACATGCTTTCTCTCGTGCAAGAAGATATTCTTGAATACATAAAAGGAACCGGGTTTGAAGGATCAAAGATTCATATCGTTGATGGCAAAAGTGGAAGAGGCGTTGCTGAGCTTAAAAATAGTCTTCACTCTTTTCTTATCAACACACCTTCAAGAAATAAAGCTGGAGCACTGAGATTACCAATTGATCAAGTATTTACTCTACAAGGCCACGGCACGATTGCACGAGGAACGATTTTTGATGGAGAGCTTAAAGAAGGAGAACTTGTTACACTACTTCCTGATGGCGTAGAAGCGCGAGTAAGACAAATACAAACGCACAGTACAAAGGTGGAGCGAGCTTTTGCGGGCGAGCGAGTTGCGGTGAATCTGGCCGGACCAGATCGGCAACAGATGGTTAGGGGACAAGTCATTGTTAATTCCAATCACTATCCTGTTACGTCGACCATTGACCTTTCATTTATGAAAGCTCTTACGATGGCTCATGACTTGAAACAGCGAGCTGAAGTAACGGTACACATTGGAACGGCTGAGGTAAGAGGAACGATTGTCTTTTTCGATCGCAATACGCTTGAGGCAGGGAATCGAGAAGAACTCTTCTGCCAGATTAGACTCCATGGACCTATTACCGCTAAAAAAAGTGATCGCGTTATCGTAAGACGTCCTTCTCCGGTTGAAACAATTGGAGGCGGCAGTATTCTTAATGTGGCAGGAGAGAAATATAAATTTGGCGCTGAAACAATCGCGAAATTTGAACAAATGATGAAAGGGTCGCCAGCTGAACAGCTTGAGCAGATTCTTGAATCAGAGCAACTGCTATCAAATGAACAAGTTATGCAGCAAATCGGTTTAAATGAGGAAGCGTTTCGCCAGCTTAAGGATGATGATCACCTTGTCTTTATTGACGGTGGTGTAACTTCACAAAATGTTTTTACGCGAGTTGTTGAAGCGATTCATAAGAATTTGGAAGCGGCACATAAACAATTTCCAATGCGAAAAGGTCCACGGAAAGCGGAAGTTGTGCAGGAGTTAAAGAAAACTTATCCTAAAAAAGTAATAGATGCCGTCTTGAGCATTCAGCTTCAGGAAGAGTTGCAACAAAAAGGGCCATTTCTTTCCATGCGGACTTTTCAGCCATCGCTACCAGCCGCATGGAAAGCGCGCATGACAAAGGTGCTGAAGCATTTAGAGGAGCAGGGTATTAATGTTTCGCCAGTGGATCGTTTAATCGATGAGCAGCAAATTCCAGATCCATATAAGACGGAGCTTAAGAACTATATGTTGGAGGAAGAGATTGCAGTTAAATTAACAGACGAGCTTTATGTGCATGTTGAAAGTTGGAAGCAAACCATTGCATCTTTAAAAGCGGAAACAGATCAAGCCTTTACGTTACAGGAGGCGAAAGATGTTCTTAATGTAAGTCGAAAGTATCTAGTGCCGATCCTAGAGAAGCTTGATAGCGAAGGATATACCGTAAGAAAAGATCAGGAGAGATATTGGAGAATAGAGAAATAG
- the phnD gene encoding phosphate/phosphite/phosphonate ABC transporter substrate-binding protein, with protein sequence MKKAILFIMVLMLGILAACSSNENENASKDNSEKEEGAFTIGVIPVQTEGEIEEAMTKLQGELSEKLDRDVEITTFPDYNGVVEAMNYDQIDMAYFGPLTYVIAHEKSGAKAIVTQLIDSEPFYHSYIITNTENEWETLEDYLENSKERSFAFGDPNSTSGSLIPSIELQDRDVFEDQDTNDFASVAYTGSHDATALSVQNKQVDAGAIDSAIYNQLLESGKIDGDKLKVIWESEKLFQYPWAVSKGTDEETIDQLQNAFLAIEDETILNAFGASGFTKANNEDYESIRSAAEKQGLLTK encoded by the coding sequence ATGAAAAAAGCGATTCTTTTTATAATGGTGCTTATGCTCGGCATTCTTGCGGCATGTAGCTCGAATGAGAACGAAAATGCTTCAAAAGATAATAGTGAAAAAGAAGAAGGTGCCTTTACGATTGGTGTAATCCCAGTTCAAACAGAAGGTGAAATTGAAGAAGCGATGACGAAGCTTCAAGGTGAGCTTTCAGAAAAACTTGATCGTGATGTTGAAATTACAACGTTTCCTGACTATAACGGTGTTGTGGAAGCGATGAACTATGATCAAATTGATATGGCTTATTTTGGTCCGCTTACGTATGTGATTGCGCACGAGAAAAGTGGTGCGAAAGCCATTGTGACTCAGTTGATCGACAGTGAGCCTTTCTACCATTCTTACATCATTACAAATACAGAAAATGAGTGGGAGACGCTTGAAGATTACCTTGAAAATAGTAAGGAAAGAAGCTTTGCATTTGGCGATCCTAACTCAACATCAGGTTCATTGATTCCTTCAATAGAGCTCCAAGATCGCGATGTCTTTGAAGATCAGGATACAAATGATTTTGCTTCTGTTGCCTATACTGGCTCACACGATGCAACAGCTTTATCTGTTCAAAATAAACAGGTTGACGCAGGCGCAATTGATAGTGCGATTTATAATCAGTTGCTTGAATCAGGGAAAATTGATGGAGACAAGCTTAAAGTGATATGGGAATCTGAAAAGCTTTTCCAATATCCATGGGCTGTTTCTAAAGGAACGGATGAAGAAACGATTGATCAGCTACAGAATGCATTTCTAGCTATTGAAGATGAAACGATTTTAAATGCATTTGGGGCATCAGGATTTACGAAAGCAAATAACGAAGATTATGAGAGCATTAGAAGCGCTGCTGAAAAGCAAGGGTTGTTAACGAAGTAG
- the phnE gene encoding phosphonate ABC transporter, permease protein PhnE, producing MAWFKWKHLILFFMVIGLMAWSIDVTEFDVRKFSQFNNMIDFLSNWFPLNTSVLPTMLKASLVTLGMAFLGSFVGLLVALPVSLLAAKNTAGPFYGPARVGLSFVRSIPEIVLGLMFLTIVGPGPFAATIAIIVHNASVLSKLIAELIEAADKGPQEAMKAVGARPLTGALFSVFPQIWPNVLSHYFYRFEVAIRTSLMLGLVGGGGIGQQLFVHFKTFQYSTVAVDVMLIMIIVIVVDFLGSRVRQYVM from the coding sequence ATGGCCTGGTTTAAGTGGAAGCACCTTATTCTATTTTTTATGGTCATCGGATTAATGGCGTGGAGCATAGATGTTACGGAGTTTGATGTAAGGAAGTTCAGTCAATTTAACAATATGATCGATTTTCTGTCGAACTGGTTTCCGTTAAATACATCGGTGCTTCCAACCATGTTAAAAGCAAGTCTTGTTACACTGGGAATGGCGTTTCTAGGAAGCTTTGTCGGCTTACTTGTTGCGTTACCCGTTAGCTTACTTGCTGCTAAAAATACGGCGGGGCCATTTTATGGGCCTGCGCGTGTTGGTTTAAGTTTTGTCCGTTCGATTCCGGAAATCGTACTAGGGTTAATGTTCCTTACGATTGTTGGACCTGGACCATTTGCGGCAACGATTGCGATCATTGTTCATAATGCGAGTGTTCTCTCTAAATTAATTGCAGAATTAATTGAAGCGGCTGATAAAGGCCCACAAGAGGCCATGAAGGCAGTTGGGGCAAGACCGCTAACAGGCGCGCTGTTTTCAGTCTTTCCTCAAATTTGGCCAAACGTCCTGTCACATTATTTTTATCGATTTGAAGTTGCGATTCGAACTTCGTTAATGCTCGGTTTAGTTGGCGGGGGAGGAATTGGACAACAGCTGTTTGTTCATTTTAAAACATTCCAATACTCGACCGTTGCGGTTGATGTGATGCTGATTATGATCATTGTCATTGTTGTTGATTTTCTCGGAAGTAGGGTGAGACAATATGTCATGTAA
- the phnC gene encoding phosphonate ABC transporter ATP-binding protein: protein MSCNEALLMVENASVRYQNAESYALDHVSLTFQRGEFVCILGKTGAGKSTLIRTLNGLQSLTEGDIIYNGRSFQTLDREGLRRQRRSMGMIFQHNQLIPRLTVKQNVYTGLFGSRSTIRNLAGLFNESEKKLARDVIEQVELLPHLNKRVDLLSGGQRQRVGIARALAQSPDVFLGDEPVASLDPGTANRIFQLIHRLHEERNLLTIINVHDVKLAKRYASRIVALKEGRVVFDDRPEALTEELEDMLYEI, encoded by the coding sequence ATGTCATGTAATGAAGCGTTGTTAATGGTTGAAAATGCATCCGTGCGCTATCAAAATGCTGAATCGTATGCGTTGGATCATGTTTCTCTCACCTTTCAAAGAGGCGAATTTGTTTGTATATTAGGAAAAACGGGCGCTGGTAAGTCAACGCTCATTCGGACGTTAAATGGCCTGCAGTCTTTAACTGAAGGGGACATTATTTATAATGGTCGTTCTTTCCAAACGCTCGATCGAGAAGGGTTAAGGAGACAAAGGCGAAGTATGGGGATGATTTTTCAGCATAATCAGCTGATTCCTCGTTTAACGGTTAAGCAAAACGTCTACACGGGTTTATTCGGTTCTCGATCAACCATTCGCAACCTCGCTGGCTTATTCAATGAAAGTGAAAAAAAACTTGCGAGAGACGTTATCGAACAAGTTGAACTGCTGCCTCATTTAAATAAGCGGGTAGATTTATTGAGTGGAGGGCAAAGGCAACGGGTCGGCATTGCCCGAGCGCTTGCCCAATCGCCTGATGTTTTTCTTGGAGATGAGCCAGTAGCAAGTCTTGATCCGGGTACGGCTAATCGCATTTTTCAACTCATTCACCGTCTGCATGAGGAGCGGAACTTATTAACGATTATTAACGTTCATGATGTAAAACTAGCGAAAAGGTACGCGTCTAGAATTGTGGCATTAAAAGAAGGTCGCGTTGTATTTGATGACCGACCAGAAGCGCTTACTGAGGAATTAGAAGATATGCTGTATGAAATATAA
- the selD gene encoding selenide, water dikinase SelD — MSNQENIRLTSLSTKGGUGCKIGPEDLTQVLRQLPNKKKDPNLLVGVETSDDAGVYRLTDELAMIQTVDFFTPIVDDPYMFGQIAAANSLSDVYAMGGVPKTVLNIVGFPIKSLDPSILAEILKGAADKVDEAGAVTAGGHSIDDQEPKFGLSVTGLVHPNEILMNVGAKPGDAMVLTKPIGVGIQTTAIKPEKLTAEQLQRVSETMAELNKTAAEELSGLSPNAVTDVTGFGLLGHAYEMATGSNVSIQINYNNVPILPGTVELAEQGYIPGGSKANHRWIAESVRYENLTELEQFILCDAVTSGGLLISLPEHEANEYVSRMNTKGKSAYIVGHVNEKDAFAITASK; from the coding sequence ATGTCAAATCAAGAAAACATCCGTTTAACATCCCTATCGACAAAAGGTGGTTGAGGATGCAAAATCGGTCCTGAGGACCTGACGCAAGTTTTGCGTCAATTACCTAATAAGAAAAAAGATCCAAATTTACTTGTCGGTGTGGAAACCTCCGATGATGCAGGCGTGTACCGCCTAACTGATGAACTCGCCATGATTCAAACGGTAGACTTCTTTACACCTATCGTTGATGATCCATATATGTTTGGTCAAATTGCAGCGGCCAATTCATTAAGCGATGTCTATGCAATGGGTGGAGTTCCGAAAACCGTTCTTAATATTGTCGGTTTTCCGATCAAATCTTTAGACCCTTCCATCCTTGCAGAAATATTGAAAGGCGCTGCTGATAAAGTGGATGAAGCAGGGGCTGTTACTGCCGGAGGACACTCAATTGATGATCAGGAGCCGAAGTTTGGTTTATCTGTGACGGGTCTCGTTCACCCAAATGAAATCCTTATGAACGTTGGGGCCAAGCCGGGAGACGCGATGGTGTTAACAAAGCCTATTGGCGTCGGCATACAAACAACTGCCATTAAACCTGAAAAGCTAACCGCTGAACAGCTTCAGCGCGTATCAGAAACGATGGCTGAGCTAAACAAAACCGCAGCCGAAGAACTATCTGGTTTATCACCTAATGCAGTTACAGATGTTACCGGCTTCGGTTTACTCGGACATGCTTATGAAATGGCAACTGGAAGCAACGTTAGCATTCAGATCAACTATAACAACGTGCCTATTTTACCTGGCACAGTTGAGCTAGCGGAGCAAGGTTATATCCCGGGTGGATCAAAAGCAAATCACCGCTGGATTGCTGAATCTGTCAGATACGAAAACCTAACAGAACTTGAGCAGTTCATTTTATGTGATGCGGTAACTTCTGGCGGCCTATTAATTAGCTTGCCTGAGCATGAAGCGAATGAATATGTATCACGGATGAATACCAAAGGGAAATCTGCTTACATTGTCGGTCATGTAAATGAAAAAGATGCATTTGCGATCACCGCAAGCAAATAA
- the selA gene encoding L-seryl-tRNA(Sec) selenium transferase, translating into MLKLLRELPPIHQIQDAMLKENIGSDLSQKLLKQMVQQEVNELRSALIKETYTGHAQDRHGFQVEIIASVQEKLTRNAFNLVPVINATGVVLHTNLGRARLSDAAIDHMIEVAKSYSILEYNLTQGRRGSRHTIVEEAVCKATGAEAAMVVNNNAAAVFLILSALAKEKEVVVSRGELVEIGGSFRVSSIMEESGARLKEVGTTNKTHPADYEQAVNDETAMLMKVHRSNFAIVGFTAEVEREQLASIAKKQQVIFYEDLGSGALYDYRKDGIGEEPTVQETLAAGADLVSFSGDKLLGGPQAGIIAGKKDLVDRLKKHQLARVLRVDKFTLAALEATLREHLYEEANNIPAIRDITVSAEEVRKRALQFKEQLETKCSHYQIDVEASVSQVGGGTMPSVELPTSVVAIRTGHFSVNELEEKLRLSHRPIITRIKDEKILIDLRTVTTEEEEVLLSVLMSINNE; encoded by the coding sequence ATTTTGAAATTACTTAGAGAATTACCCCCGATTCATCAAATTCAAGATGCGATGCTGAAAGAGAACATTGGGAGCGACCTCTCTCAGAAGCTTCTCAAACAAATGGTCCAACAGGAAGTGAACGAGCTTCGGAGCGCTTTAATAAAGGAAACGTATACCGGACATGCTCAAGATCGCCATGGTTTTCAAGTTGAAATTATAGCAAGCGTGCAAGAAAAATTAACGCGAAATGCTTTCAATTTAGTGCCGGTAATTAATGCGACCGGTGTCGTGCTACATACGAATCTTGGAAGAGCGAGATTAAGCGATGCTGCAATAGATCATATGATTGAAGTAGCCAAAAGTTATTCCATACTCGAATATAACCTTACACAAGGAAGGCGAGGATCCCGACATACCATTGTCGAAGAAGCGGTTTGTAAGGCAACAGGGGCAGAAGCAGCTATGGTCGTCAATAACAATGCTGCAGCTGTTTTCTTGATTTTGAGCGCCCTTGCAAAAGAAAAGGAAGTGGTTGTCTCACGAGGGGAGCTCGTTGAAATTGGCGGATCCTTTCGGGTTTCTTCAATAATGGAAGAGAGCGGGGCACGCTTGAAGGAAGTAGGCACCACGAATAAAACGCATCCTGCTGACTATGAACAAGCTGTGAACGATGAAACGGCGATGTTAATGAAAGTGCATCGTAGCAATTTTGCGATTGTTGGTTTTACGGCAGAAGTAGAGCGCGAGCAATTAGCATCCATTGCAAAAAAACAACAGGTCATTTTTTACGAGGATTTAGGAAGTGGCGCATTATACGATTATCGAAAAGATGGTATTGGAGAAGAGCCTACTGTTCAAGAAACGCTTGCTGCTGGTGCAGACTTAGTATCCTTTAGTGGTGATAAGCTCCTTGGTGGTCCGCAGGCAGGTATTATCGCTGGTAAGAAAGACCTTGTCGATCGGTTGAAGAAACATCAACTTGCACGTGTATTACGCGTAGATAAGTTTACCCTTGCTGCACTTGAGGCAACATTACGCGAGCATTTATATGAAGAAGCAAACAATATCCCTGCGATCAGAGATATTACGGTATCGGCAGAAGAGGTGCGAAAGCGTGCACTTCAGTTCAAAGAACAACTTGAAACGAAGTGTTCGCATTATCAAATTGATGTGGAAGCGAGTGTGTCCCAAGTAGGTGGCGGCACCATGCCTTCTGTTGAATTGCCAACCTCTGTTGTTGCTATTCGAACAGGTCATTTCAGTGTGAATGAGCTTGAAGAAAAGCTCCGACTGAGTCATCGGCCAATCATTACCCGTATTAAGGATGAAAAGATTCTCATTGACCTTAGAACCGTAACGACAGAAGAGGAAGAAGTGCTTTTAAGCGTATTGATGAGCATAAATAACGAGTAA
- a CDS encoding small acid-soluble spore protein P — MTESNTFKDIRKNAPKGHTGQPEPMKGSHKVKNRNHTRQKNGEGF, encoded by the coding sequence ATGACTGAAAGTAATACGTTTAAAGACATCCGTAAAAACGCTCCTAAAGGCCACACTGGTCAGCCTGAACCAATGAAAGGGTCTCATAAAGTTAAAAACAGAAACCATACGAGACAAAAAAATGGTGAAGGGTTCTAA